One window from the genome of Spirochaetaceae bacterium encodes:
- the nadD gene encoding nicotinate (nicotinamide) nucleotide adenylyltransferase: MALLGGSFDPVHVGHLHIAEVVLACAGYDRVLLVPAHLPAHKPSARLADAAHRVRMLQLAVAGHERLAVSDVEVRRGGVSYTVDTVRELQARGVIGKRPGLVVGDDLGDDLDTWREAATLFGMVELLVARRSRSPLPLSWPHRVLANHRLPISSSELRRRVGTGQVIRALVPDAVEAYIREHRLYGFSPRG, encoded by the coding sequence GTGGCACTGCTCGGCGGCTCGTTCGATCCCGTCCATGTCGGGCACCTGCACATCGCGGAGGTCGTGCTGGCGTGCGCCGGCTACGACCGCGTGCTGTTGGTGCCGGCCCACCTGCCGGCGCACAAGCCGTCGGCACGCTTGGCCGACGCCGCCCATCGCGTGCGCATGCTGCAACTCGCGGTTGCCGGACACGAGCGGCTGGCGGTCAGCGACGTTGAGGTACGGCGCGGCGGCGTCTCGTACACCGTCGACACGGTGCGCGAACTGCAGGCGCGCGGCGTGATCGGCAAGCGTCCGGGGCTGGTCGTCGGCGACGACCTGGGCGACGACCTCGACACCTGGCGGGAGGCGGCCACCCTGTTCGGCATGGTTGAGCTGCTGGTGGCGCGCCGCAGCCGGTCACCGCTGCCGCTCTCGTGGCCGCACCGTGTGCTGGCCAACCACCGGCTGCCGATCTCCTCGTCGGAGCTGCGCCGGCGCGTCGGGACCGGTCAGGTGATACGCGCCCTGGTGCCCGACGCGGTCGAAGCATACATTCGGGAGCACAGGTTGTATGGCTTCTCGCCGCGAGGATAG
- the tilS gene encoding tRNA lysidine(34) synthetase TilS — MPDPVAAARAVLREVALPRPCTVVAAMSGGADSAALALVLQHLAAELEMRVVGAHYDHGIRDAASRAAERAAVREQCARLGVALHEGGAGDGELHQRRRATGRSLEELARERRYGFLLAVAASCGAAAVAVGHHLDDNLETILMRALQGSLRGGGIAARSGPVLRPLLSVRREELRRCVAEARLPVMEDPGNADPAMLRNRVRELLPALEAAVPGTARNLPLLAHGGAAAWRELVARSRRAVPWRYARDARWGSHYRVAAGLFWSAPAEVRQAALYQAWDAVTSRGVSGRRDRARLPRRFLQPLLAERAPPRRLLTAGHGVCIACDLRTVVVARRRAAPADAH; from the coding sequence GTGCCTGACCCGGTGGCGGCGGCGCGCGCCGTGCTGCGCGAGGTGGCCTTGCCGCGCCCGTGCACGGTGGTTGCGGCCATGTCGGGGGGAGCGGACTCCGCCGCCCTGGCGCTGGTGCTGCAGCACCTGGCGGCGGAGCTGGAGATGCGCGTGGTGGGCGCCCACTACGATCACGGCATTCGCGACGCCGCGTCGCGGGCCGCGGAGCGGGCCGCGGTTAGGGAGCAATGCGCGCGCCTCGGGGTGGCGCTGCACGAGGGCGGCGCCGGTGACGGCGAGTTGCACCAACGGCGGCGCGCCACCGGGCGCAGCCTGGAGGAGCTGGCGCGCGAGCGGCGCTACGGCTTTCTGCTGGCGGTCGCGGCGAGCTGCGGCGCGGCGGCGGTGGCCGTGGGGCATCATCTCGACGACAACCTGGAGACCATCCTGATGCGCGCGCTGCAGGGCAGCCTGCGCGGCGGCGGCATCGCCGCGCGCAGCGGGCCGGTGCTGCGCCCGCTGCTCAGCGTGCGGCGCGAGGAGTTGCGCCGCTGCGTGGCGGAGGCCCGCCTGCCGGTAATGGAAGACCCCGGCAACGCCGACCCGGCGATGCTGCGCAACCGGGTGCGCGAGTTGCTGCCGGCGTTGGAGGCGGCCGTGCCGGGCACGGCTCGCAATCTGCCCCTGCTGGCGCACGGCGGCGCCGCCGCGTGGCGCGAACTGGTCGCTCGGTCGCGGCGCGCGGTGCCGTGGCGCTATGCCCGCGACGCGCGCTGGGGCAGCCACTACCGGGTGGCGGCCGGCTTGTTCTGGAGCGCGCCGGCGGAGGTCCGCCAGGCCGCCCTGTACCAGGCGTGGGACGCGGTCACCAGCCGCGGCGTCAGCGGCCGGCGCGACCGGGCGCGTCTGCCGCGCCGCTTCCTGCAGCCGCTGCTCGCCGAGCGCGCGCCACCGCGCCGCCTGCTCACCGCCGGCCACGGGGTGTGTATCGCCTGCGACCTGCGCACCGTCGTGGTGGCGCGCCGCCGCGCCGCGCCCGCGGACGCACATTGA
- the pth gene encoding aminoacyl-tRNA hydrolase — translation MALVLVGLGNPGRRYARSRHNAGFQVVECLAARSGQPLKRRRRRNYALAHLHVAGARLTVVQPHTYMNGSGDIVKPVLAECDAGVPELVVVCDTMDLAPGASRLRLSGSSAGNRGLASVLRVLRTDEVKRIYLGVGRPLPGVAVIDHVLSRPPPADARAIAEAVERVCDHVGLLLAGDYQGAMNRINQRSAPAST, via the coding sequence ATGGCATTGGTATTGGTCGGTCTGGGCAACCCCGGACGGCGCTACGCGCGCAGCCGCCACAACGCGGGCTTCCAGGTGGTGGAGTGTCTGGCGGCTCGTTCCGGCCAGCCGTTGAAGCGCCGGCGGCGCCGCAACTACGCGCTCGCGCACCTGCACGTGGCCGGCGCGCGGCTCACCGTCGTGCAGCCGCACACCTACATGAACGGGTCCGGCGACATCGTCAAGCCGGTGCTGGCGGAGTGCGACGCCGGCGTGCCGGAACTGGTGGTGGTGTGCGATACCATGGACCTCGCGCCCGGCGCGAGCCGGCTGCGGCTGTCCGGCTCGTCCGCCGGCAACCGGGGGCTGGCCTCGGTGCTGCGCGTGTTGAGGACCGACGAAGTGAAGCGGATCTACCTCGGCGTCGGCCGCCCGCTGCCGGGTGTCGCGGTGATCGACCACGTCCTGAGCAGGCCGCCGCCCGCCGACGCCCGGGCCATAGCCGAGGCGGTGGAGCGGGTCTGCGACCACGTCGGCCTGTTGCTGGCCGGCGACTACCAGGGCGCCATGAACCGGATCAATCAACGCTCCGCACCGGCGTCCACGTGA
- the ftsH gene encoding ATP-dependent zinc metalloprotease FtsH — protein MSNGENNNSQKRGPDSGFPKFNFNNRVALITLLILIVFFIFFFVYNQGSLTQEIPYSVFLNYVNQDMVESVKIIDGYEIQGQLKGRPGEYFKTNIPYSDPDLLRTLQEKTVQVTGGPRNVSPLRVFIDFLPWMLGFVFIWFMFRQVQGSGNRAFSFGKSRAKRFVESSKKINFTDVAGQDEAKYELQEVVEFLKNPGKFAKMGARIPKGVLLVGMPGTGKTLLAKAIAGEANAPFFHMSGSDFVEMFVGVGASRVRDLFDQGRKNAPCILFIDELDAVGRTRGAGYGGGHDEREQTLNQMLVEMDGFDTKEGVIIIAATNRPDVLDPALLRPGRFDRQVVVDMPDVRGREEILAIHIKKIPTAAGVDLNRVARATPGTSGADLANIVNEAALLAARQNKERVEMIDFEDARDKIMMGVARRSKVVEPKEREMTAYHESGHALLHYHLENADPFHKVTVVPHGRALGVAFSLPEKDYYSRGKAWLMDRIAITMGGYAAERLIYNETTTGAQNDIEQATELARKMVCEWGMSDALGPISYGQKDEPIFLGKEIARHKDYSEDTARVIDREVNAIINSRLERAQEVLDEHRDQLKLLATTLVDKETLDDAEIRALLGFPPRASADGETSQRAS, from the coding sequence GTGAGTAACGGAGAAAACAACAACTCGCAGAAACGAGGTCCCGACTCCGGGTTCCCGAAGTTCAACTTCAACAATCGCGTCGCCCTCATAACGCTGCTGATCCTGATCGTCTTCTTCATCTTCTTCTTCGTTTACAACCAGGGCTCGCTGACGCAGGAGATCCCGTACTCCGTGTTTCTGAACTACGTGAACCAGGACATGGTGGAATCGGTCAAGATCATCGACGGCTACGAAATCCAGGGGCAGCTCAAGGGGCGCCCCGGCGAGTACTTCAAGACCAACATTCCCTACTCCGATCCCGATCTGCTGCGCACGCTGCAGGAAAAGACGGTGCAGGTCACCGGTGGGCCGCGCAACGTGTCGCCGCTGCGGGTGTTCATCGACTTCCTGCCCTGGATGCTCGGCTTCGTGTTCATCTGGTTCATGTTCCGTCAGGTACAGGGCAGCGGCAATCGCGCGTTCTCGTTCGGCAAGAGCCGCGCCAAGCGTTTCGTGGAGAGCAGCAAGAAGATCAACTTCACCGATGTCGCCGGCCAGGACGAGGCCAAGTACGAGTTGCAGGAGGTGGTGGAGTTCCTCAAGAACCCCGGCAAGTTCGCCAAGATGGGGGCGCGCATCCCCAAGGGCGTGCTGCTGGTCGGCATGCCGGGGACCGGCAAGACGCTGCTCGCCAAGGCGATTGCCGGCGAGGCCAACGCGCCGTTCTTCCACATGTCCGGATCCGACTTCGTCGAGATGTTCGTCGGCGTCGGCGCCAGCCGGGTGCGCGACCTGTTCGACCAGGGACGCAAGAACGCACCCTGCATCCTGTTCATCGACGAACTCGATGCCGTCGGCCGCACGCGCGGGGCGGGCTACGGCGGCGGTCACGACGAGCGCGAGCAGACCCTCAACCAGATGCTGGTGGAGATGGACGGGTTCGACACCAAGGAAGGGGTGATCATCATTGCGGCCACCAACCGGCCCGACGTGCTGGACCCCGCGCTGCTGCGCCCGGGCCGCTTCGATCGCCAGGTGGTCGTGGACATGCCGGACGTGCGCGGGCGCGAGGAGATCCTCGCCATTCACATCAAGAAGATCCCCACCGCGGCGGGCGTGGACCTGAATCGGGTGGCGCGCGCGACGCCCGGCACGTCCGGCGCCGATCTGGCCAACATCGTCAACGAGGCGGCCTTGCTGGCGGCACGCCAGAACAAGGAGCGGGTGGAGATGATCGACTTCGAGGATGCGCGCGACAAGATCATGATGGGCGTGGCGCGCCGCTCCAAGGTGGTGGAGCCGAAGGAACGCGAGATGACCGCCTACCACGAATCGGGCCACGCGCTGCTGCACTACCACCTTGAGAATGCCGACCCGTTCCACAAGGTGACCGTGGTCCCGCACGGGCGCGCTCTCGGCGTGGCGTTCTCGTTGCCCGAGAAAGACTACTACTCGCGCGGCAAGGCCTGGCTCATGGACCGGATCGCCATCACCATGGGCGGCTACGCGGCCGAGCGGCTGATCTACAACGAGACCACAACCGGCGCGCAGAACGACATCGAGCAGGCCACCGAGCTGGCTCGCAAGATGGTGTGCGAGTGGGGCATGAGCGACGCGCTCGGTCCGATCTCGTACGGGCAGAAGGACGAGCCGATCTTCCTGGGCAAGGAGATCGCCCGCCACAAGGACTACTCGGAGGATACGGCGCGGGTCATTGACAGAGAGGTGAACGCCATCATCAACTCGCGGCTGGAACGGGCGCAGGAGGTGCTCGACGAGCATCGCGACCAGCTCAAGCTGCTGGCCACGACGCTGGTCGACAAGGAGACGCTGGACGACGCCGAGATCCGCGCCCTGCTCGGTTTTCCGCCGCGCGCTTCGGCCGATGGGGAGACCAGTCAAAGAGCGAGCTAG
- a CDS encoding 50S ribosomal protein L25 gives MSDRSLTAELRTRTKKGAARRLRREGRIPAVMYGHREPLLLSIDAREFSRKFQRISESTIIHLSAGGDTYDVLVKDFQIDHLIERLDHIDFFEIERGRVLRARVLLHFVGSPVGVREGGLQELLVHEVEVESLPRDLPEKIDVDIENLGVGQSVHASDLVVPDGVRVLTSQDQVIALIAHKVEEVDEEEDEVDEEAVLEGEADEDE, from the coding sequence ATGTCCGACCGAAGCCTGACCGCCGAGTTGCGAACCCGGACCAAGAAGGGAGCGGCGCGCCGCCTGCGCCGAGAGGGGCGCATTCCGGCCGTGATGTACGGACATCGCGAGCCGCTGCTGCTGAGCATCGATGCGCGCGAGTTCTCGCGCAAGTTTCAGCGCATCTCCGAGAGCACCATCATTCACCTGTCGGCCGGGGGCGACACGTACGACGTGCTCGTCAAGGACTTCCAGATCGACCACCTGATCGAGCGGCTCGATCACATCGACTTCTTCGAGATCGAACGCGGGCGGGTGCTGCGCGCGCGGGTGCTGTTGCATTTCGTCGGCAGCCCGGTCGGCGTCCGCGAAGGCGGCCTGCAGGAGTTGCTGGTGCACGAGGTGGAGGTGGAGAGTCTGCCCCGCGACCTGCCCGAGAAGATCGACGTAGACATCGAAAACCTCGGCGTGGGGCAATCGGTCCACGCCAGCGACCTGGTAGTTCCCGACGGCGTGCGCGTGCTTACTTCCCAAGACCAGGTGATCGCACTGATCGCCCACAAGGTTGAGGAAGTCGATGAAGAGGAAGACGAGGTGGACGAAGAAGCCGTCCTGGAAGGCGAGGCCGACGAGGACGAGTAG
- a CDS encoding LCP family protein, translating to MRVTGGRSGRRDFSYLLLLAIVALLAATAVFAATRLRTDEVSRWLEEHDLLVGLVVISDPRHRIAVEVLLIDPHTGRAGLLLIPGNVGALIASRNRMDALETIYRDGDVAPLRGKVEELLGVEPMYVLEITGDRMRDLVDLLGGVEVFVPEPVDQEDAEGRVLLPAGAVLLDGDKALEYLRYQAPDEPDVEWAARVHRLMQGALRAVGEQRRMLLHADVQRYLHQRIGNDLTQAGFATLLASLTEIDSERMIFQYTIGQPQTVDGRTLIFPHYDGALLREAVTQVVAALVSGQTDSVASANVEILNGSGVTGLARGAAPVLQSFGFRVARVANADHHGYAATEVIDRRGRLEVAQRVADLMECGTARTEPHAEADTDSEIDVTVILGGDFNGRSCTE from the coding sequence ATGCGCGTGACTGGCGGCCGCAGCGGGCGCCGCGATTTCAGCTACCTCCTGTTGTTGGCGATCGTGGCGCTGCTCGCGGCAACCGCGGTGTTCGCCGCCACCCGCCTGCGCACCGACGAGGTCTCGCGCTGGCTGGAAGAGCACGATCTCCTGGTCGGCCTGGTGGTGATCTCCGACCCGCGCCATCGCATCGCCGTGGAGGTGCTCCTGATCGATCCCCATACCGGCCGCGCCGGGTTGCTGCTCATTCCCGGCAACGTCGGCGCGCTGATCGCCAGCCGCAACCGCATGGACGCGCTGGAGACGATCTATCGCGACGGCGACGTGGCGCCGCTGCGCGGCAAGGTGGAGGAGCTGCTCGGCGTGGAGCCGATGTACGTGCTCGAGATCACCGGCGACCGCATGCGCGACCTGGTGGATCTGCTCGGCGGCGTCGAGGTGTTCGTGCCCGAGCCGGTCGACCAGGAGGACGCCGAGGGCCGCGTGCTGCTGCCGGCGGGCGCGGTACTTCTGGATGGCGACAAGGCGCTGGAGTACCTGCGCTACCAGGCACCCGACGAACCCGACGTGGAGTGGGCCGCCCGCGTCCACCGCCTGATGCAGGGGGCGCTTCGCGCGGTCGGCGAGCAGCGCCGGATGCTGCTGCACGCGGACGTCCAGCGCTACCTGCACCAGCGCATTGGCAACGACCTGACGCAGGCCGGGTTCGCCACCCTGCTCGCCTCGCTCACCGAGATCGACAGCGAGCGGATGATCTTCCAGTATACGATCGGCCAGCCGCAGACAGTCGACGGGCGCACGCTCATTTTCCCGCACTACGACGGCGCCCTGTTGCGCGAGGCGGTGACGCAGGTGGTCGCCGCGCTGGTCAGCGGCCAGACGGACTCGGTGGCATCGGCCAACGTGGAGATTCTGAACGGCTCCGGAGTGACCGGCCTGGCGCGCGGCGCCGCACCGGTGCTGCAGAGCTTCGGGTTCCGGGTGGCGCGGGTCGCCAATGCCGATCATCATGGCTACGCGGCCACCGAGGTGATCGACCGCCGCGGTCGGCTGGAGGTGGCGCAGCGGGTGGCCGACTTGATGGAGTGCGGGACCGCTCGCACCGAACCGCACGCGGAGGCGGACACCGACAGCGAGATAGACGTGACCGTGATTCTGGGAGGTGATTTCAACGGAAGATCCTGTACCGAATAG
- a CDS encoding 50S ribosome-binding GTPase translates to MARVGARFVDRTVITVSSGSGGSGAVSFRREKYVPRGGPDGGDGGRGGDVLFTVRHNVHTLAHLAGRHHYRAEDGAPGRRRRQHGADGKPVRIAVPPGTLVRDAGSGEVLHDLAGRDDEWLCLHGGAGGAGNVRFANSVRRAPRFATPGRPGRVLQVRLELRSIADVGFVGLPNAGKSTLLAALTNARPKIAAYPFTTIVPGLGTMRVNDAAAFAGGGAEPGRGKPPPRGGEHGGDSRVAARPAPAPGWHAQSEVVLADIPGIVAGASGGTGLGLQFLDHIARARMLAYVIDLTDDGDPLATLEAELRAYDASLIDRPRLLVGTKQDLDTDGVLRRRLRMRCPHDEVVAVSAHDGSGLSDLRSALGRLARAA, encoded by the coding sequence GTGGCGCGTGTCGGAGCGAGATTCGTCGACCGAACGGTGATCACGGTCAGTTCCGGAAGCGGCGGCAGCGGCGCGGTATCGTTTCGCAGGGAAAAGTACGTTCCGCGCGGCGGGCCGGACGGTGGCGACGGTGGCCGCGGCGGCGACGTGTTGTTCACCGTGCGGCACAATGTACACACGCTCGCGCACTTGGCGGGGCGCCACCACTACCGGGCCGAGGATGGGGCGCCGGGCAGACGCCGCCGGCAGCACGGCGCCGACGGCAAGCCGGTTCGCATTGCGGTGCCGCCGGGCACGCTGGTGCGCGATGCCGGCAGCGGCGAGGTGCTGCACGACCTGGCCGGACGCGACGACGAGTGGCTGTGCCTGCACGGGGGCGCCGGCGGCGCCGGCAACGTGCGGTTCGCCAACTCGGTGCGGCGGGCGCCGCGCTTCGCCACGCCGGGCCGGCCCGGGCGCGTGCTGCAGGTGCGGCTGGAACTGCGCAGCATCGCCGATGTCGGGTTCGTTGGCCTGCCGAACGCCGGCAAGTCGACGCTGCTCGCCGCGCTGACCAACGCGCGCCCGAAGATCGCCGCCTACCCGTTTACCACCATCGTGCCCGGACTCGGCACCATGCGCGTGAATGACGCCGCGGCTTTCGCGGGTGGCGGCGCGGAGCCGGGGCGGGGGAAGCCGCCGCCGCGCGGCGGGGAACACGGCGGCGACAGCCGGGTCGCCGCGCGCCCGGCGCCGGCGCCCGGTTGGCACGCACAATCGGAGGTGGTGCTCGCGGACATCCCGGGCATCGTTGCCGGCGCATCCGGCGGCACCGGCCTCGGCTTGCAGTTCCTGGACCACATCGCGCGAGCGCGCATGCTTGCCTACGTGATCGACCTTACCGACGACGGCGATCCGCTCGCCACGCTGGAGGCGGAATTGCGTGCGTACGACGCGTCGCTGATCGACCGGCCGCGCCTGCTGGTGGGCACCAAGCAGGACCTGGACACCGATGGCGTGTTGCGCCGCCGGCTGCGGATGCGCTGCCCGCACGACGAGGTAGTGGCGGTGTCCGCCCACGACGGTTCCGGCCTGTCCGATCTGCGCAGCGCACTCGGCCGGCTCGCGCGCGCCGCGTGA
- the rpmA gene encoding 50S ribosomal protein L27, whose product MAHKKGGGSSRNGRDSRGKRLGVKRYGGEQVAAGAILVRQRGTRMHAGENVGVGRDYTLYARVGGTVIYKSRLGRKLVAIEPLG is encoded by the coding sequence GTGGCACACAAGAAGGGCGGAGGAAGCTCGCGCAATGGGCGCGATTCCCGAGGCAAGCGACTCGGCGTCAAGCGCTACGGCGGCGAACAGGTTGCCGCGGGGGCCATCCTGGTGCGCCAGCGCGGCACCAGGATGCATGCCGGGGAGAATGTCGGCGTGGGTCGCGACTACACCCTGTACGCCCGCGTCGGCGGCACGGTGATATACAAGAGCCGGCTCGGACGCAAGTTGGTCGCGATCGAACCGCTCGGCTGA
- a CDS encoding VOC family protein: MTINAYLTFAGECRAAFEFYRTVFGGDFLFMQTFADGPADMPVPEEAKGLIMHVTLPVGGGVLMGSDTIEQFSPLPVTGTNFALSLGPDSKEQADELFAKLSDGGRVTMPMQDQFWGAYFGTCTDRFGIGWMINFETGGG; the protein is encoded by the coding sequence ATGACCATCAATGCTTACCTGACGTTCGCCGGCGAGTGCCGCGCGGCGTTCGAGTTCTACCGCACCGTATTCGGCGGTGACTTCCTGTTCATGCAGACGTTTGCGGATGGCCCCGCGGACATGCCGGTGCCCGAGGAGGCGAAGGGCTTGATCATGCACGTCACGCTGCCGGTGGGCGGCGGCGTGCTGATGGGCAGCGACACCATCGAGCAGTTCAGCCCGCTGCCGGTCACCGGCACCAACTTTGCGCTCTCCCTCGGACCCGACAGCAAGGAACAGGCGGACGAGCTGTTCGCGAAGCTGTCCGACGGCGGGCGCGTGACCATGCCGATGCAGGACCAGTTCTGGGGCGCCTACTTCGGCACCTGCACGGACCGATTCGGCATCGGCTGGATGATCAACTTCGAGACCGGCGGGGGGTAG
- the rsfS gene encoding ribosome silencing factor, with protein sequence MCALARLLADHRCENPVILDIAAVSDVADYFVIATVRSSTHLAGVYGYLMQYCKEQGMEPLGGSKRMANNPWLLVDLGPVVVHLMERETREYYELERLWFNGRRVPVRSPAGGGPAE encoded by the coding sequence GTGTGCGCGCTCGCGCGCCTGCTCGCCGACCACCGGTGCGAGAACCCGGTGATCCTGGACATCGCCGCCGTCAGCGACGTGGCCGACTACTTCGTGATCGCGACCGTGCGCAGCTCAACCCATCTCGCCGGCGTGTACGGCTACCTGATGCAGTACTGCAAGGAACAGGGCATGGAACCGCTGGGGGGCTCCAAGCGGATGGCGAACAACCCGTGGCTGCTGGTGGATCTCGGACCCGTGGTAGTGCACCTGATGGAACGCGAGACGCGCGAGTACTACGAACTGGAGAGACTCTGGTTCAACGGGCGCCGCGTTCCCGTCCGATCACCCGCCGGCGGTGGGCCGGCGGAGTGA
- the rplU gene encoding 50S ribosomal protein L21, whose amino-acid sequence MYALVEIQGRQYRVREGMHVTVERMAGIGDTVELNNVLLVAADGETRIGRPHVPGAKVTATLADHPRGPKVIVYKFRRRKNYRRKRGHRQALTRLRIEKIDAGT is encoded by the coding sequence ATGTACGCGTTGGTAGAAATTCAAGGTCGGCAGTATCGGGTGCGCGAGGGCATGCACGTCACGGTGGAACGCATGGCGGGGATCGGCGACACGGTTGAGTTGAACAACGTGCTGCTGGTGGCGGCAGACGGCGAAACCAGGATCGGGCGTCCGCACGTACCCGGAGCCAAGGTCACGGCCACGCTCGCGGACCATCCGCGCGGGCCCAAGGTGATTGTCTACAAGTTCCGCCGGCGCAAGAATTACCGGCGCAAGCGAGGCCATCGTCAGGCGTTGACGCGGCTGCGCATCGAGAAGATCGACGCCGGCACCTGA
- a CDS encoding PmoA family protein: protein MADTSNWQPRVENGCLFIDTAERRGPMLQHHACPGIGSYVHPLRIGPRHLCLTEDSPWHHPHQHGIQTRFVGINGSDFWHYPGQRPGQTLGRINPGLPRITGTQPPRWVIEALLQHADGQHVAADRQQWQLGRDGDLLLLDLEWTLRAIVDLRIEPYLYGGLYVRMPYRRHLGAQVVTSTGNRDGDAEQQRAAWVDVHMPIDQARRGDDAPASAGIAVFDHPGNPGHPAHWRVDGQFGINPAPSIAGAIDLAAGGALHLRYRLLAHEGPLPEAGIADLFAAYAAG, encoded by the coding sequence ATGGCTGACACTTCCAACTGGCAACCGCGCGTCGAGAACGGCTGCCTGTTCATCGACACCGCCGAACGCCGCGGGCCAATGCTGCAGCATCACGCCTGCCCCGGCATCGGCTCCTACGTTCATCCGCTGCGCATCGGTCCCCGGCACCTGTGCCTTACCGAGGACAGTCCCTGGCATCACCCCCACCAGCACGGCATCCAGACCCGCTTCGTGGGCATCAATGGCAGCGACTTCTGGCACTATCCAGGCCAGCGCCCCGGGCAGACGCTGGGCCGGATCAATCCCGGCCTGCCGCGCATCACCGGCACGCAGCCGCCGCGCTGGGTGATCGAGGCGCTCTTGCAGCATGCCGACGGGCAGCACGTGGCGGCCGACCGCCAACAGTGGCAGCTCGGGCGCGACGGCGACCTGCTGCTGCTCGACCTGGAGTGGACGCTGCGCGCGATCGTGGACCTGCGCATCGAGCCGTACCTCTACGGCGGCCTGTACGTGCGCATGCCGTATCGGCGCCACCTCGGAGCCCAGGTGGTCACCTCCACCGGCAATCGGGACGGCGACGCCGAGCAGCAGCGGGCGGCGTGGGTGGACGTGCACATGCCGATCGACCAGGCGCGGCGCGGCGACGACGCACCGGCCAGCGCCGGGATCGCGGTGTTCGACCATCCCGGCAATCCGGGCCACCCTGCCCACTGGCGCGTCGACGGCCAGTTCGGCATCAACCCGGCGCCCAGCATAGCGGGGGCCATCGACCTCGCCGCGGGCGGCGCGCTGCACCTCCGCTATCGCCTGCTGGCACACGAAGGCCCGCTCCCGGAAGCCGGGATCGCCGACCTGTTTGCCGCGTACGCCGCAGGTTAG
- the spoVG gene encoding septation regulator SpoVG — protein MEITDIRITRNAVAGKLLAYVSATFDHCFVVHNIKIILGRGGPFVAMPSRKTQSGRYRDIAHPITATFRDVLQTRILDDYRRSEEAAAAGPEPGPED, from the coding sequence GTGGAGATCACCGACATTCGCATTACGCGCAACGCGGTCGCCGGCAAGCTCCTGGCGTACGTCTCTGCCACGTTCGACCACTGTTTTGTGGTGCACAACATCAAGATCATACTCGGGCGCGGCGGGCCATTCGTGGCGATGCCGAGCCGCAAGACGCAGAGCGGTCGCTACCGGGACATAGCCCACCCTATCACCGCGACGTTTCGCGACGTGCTGCAGACGCGGATCCTCGATGACTACCGGCGTAGCGAGGAGGCTGCCGCCGCCGGTCCGGAACCGGGCCCCGAGGATTGA